The Cupriavidus necator N-1 DNA window AGGTTCAGCGCCACGGCCACGATGGTGCCCAGCACGATGCCGCTGTGGGTGAACGGACCGGTCCACTTCGGCAGGTACTGGAAGAAGGTCGGTGCCAGCGTCGGGATCATGCCGGCGCCGATTGAGATGGCGACGATGAACAGGTTGTAACGGTTGCGGTTGAAATCGCACGAGCCCAGGATGCGGATGCCGGTGGCGGCCACCATGCCGAACATCACGATGCCGGCGCCGCCCAGCACGAACTGCGGCACCGAGGCCACCACGTGGGCCATCTTGGGGAACAGGCCGAACGCGATCAGGATGATGCCGCCGGCAGCCGCCACGTAGCGCGAGCGCACGCCGGTCACTGTCACCAGGCCTACGTTCTGCGAGAACGAGGTGTACGGGAAGGTGTTGAAGATGCCGCCGATCACGGTGCCCAGGCCGTCGGCGCGCAGGCCGCGGGTCAGGTCCTCGTTGCTCAGCTTCTTGCCGGTGATGTCCGACAGCGCCAGGAACATGCCGGTGGATTCCACCAGCGTGATCAGCATGACGATGCACATCGACAGGATGGCGGTCACTTCGAAGGTCGGGATGCCGAAGTGCAGCGGGGTGATGACAGCCATGAAGCTGGCTTCATCCAGGCCTTCGAATGACACCTTGCCCATCGCCATCGCCACCAGCGTGCCGGCGATGATGCCCAGCAGCACTGCGCAGTTGGCCACCAGGCCGCGGCCGTACTTGGTCAGCAGCAGGATGATCAGCAGCGTCAGGCCGGCAATGCCGAGGTTGGCCAGGTCACCGTAGGCGAGGTTGGGCACCTCCTTGACCACGCCGTCGATCACGGCACGGGTGGTGGGCTGGCCGCCGGCCGCCCAGTTGATGCCCACGCGCATCAGCGACACGCCGATCAGCGTGATCACCGTGCCGGTCACCACCGGCGGGAACAGCCCCAGCATGCGCCCCATCATCGGCGCAATCAGGATGCCGAAAATCCCCGACGCAATCACCGCGCCATAGATGCCGAGCAGGCCGACATTGGGATCGGTGCCGATGGCGATCATCGGCGCCACCGAGGCGAAGGTCACGCCCATCATCACCGGCAGGCGGATGCCGAACTTCCAGAAACCAAAGGCCTGGATCAGCGTGGCCAGGCCCGCGGCGAACAGGTCGGCGTTGATCAGGAACGCCAGCTGGTCCTTGGGCAGCTTGAGCGCGCCACCCACGATCAGGGGCACGGCAACCGTGCCGGCGTACATCACCAGAACGTGCTGCAACCCGAGCGCGAGCAGGCGCCCGGAAGGCAAACGCTCGTTGGTGAGGTCCGTCGGGACCGTGGTGCTTGCGGAATTCATGGGTGCGTCTCCTCTCCTTTGGTTTGATGGGAACACCACTGCCATGGCCCCGGTTCTGGATCCCGGAAGGTCTCCGGACCGTTATCTGCCGGTCGTGTCAGCACTCTCGTCGGTGAGCCGGGTGCTGTTTGCCGACCGGGTCTGGCCTTGTATTTGGGGGCAGGGGCGGGAACACCGTGCTAGGTAGAGCGGCCTAGCACGCTGCGAAGATCAAAGTTGCCCGGCTCGTCCGGCTGCACGCGGTCGGCGCAGGCGCCAAGGTGGTGCGCCATGCGCGACTGGGCCAGCGCGGCATTGCCCTGTTCGAGTGCGTCGAGGATCTCTTCGTGTTCATCGAACGAGCAGGCGTTGTTGCCCGGGGCTTCCACGCTGGCGATCATCAGCGTGGTGCGCGACACCAGCCGGCGCATCATGTTGACGAGCAGCGCGTTGCCCGACAGTTCCGCCAGGGCCGTATGGAACTCGGCGGACAGGCGGATCCATTTGGGCCGGTCATGCGTGAGGAAGGCCTGGCGCTCGCTGGCCACCATCTGGCGCAGCGGCGCGATCACGGTCTTGACGTCGGGCATGCCGGCAAGCTTTTCCAGCACCGCGCGTTCCAGCATCTGGCGCAGCTCGAACATGTCGTGCGCTTCGTCGGTGGAGGGGCTGGCGATAAAGGCGCCGCGGTTGGGTTCGAGATCGACCATGCCGTCGGCGGCCAGGTGCGACAGCACCTTGCGCACCGTGTGTCGCGCGGTGGCATAGATCTCGCAAAGGGAATGCTCGGTCAGCTTGGTGCGCGGCGGCAGCCGGTGCTCCATGATCGCGTCGTAGATCTCGTGATACATGCGCTCTTCGACCGAGCCCTTGCGTGCGGGCTTGGCGGGCTTGCCCGCCTGGATTTCGGTCGGCTCGGCGTCGGCCTTGGTTTCGGCGTTGGCGGCAATCAGCTTCAGGCTCTTGGACATCGTGGCACCAGCAGTCAGGCGGGGCACCGCAAATCCTGGACATCAGGCAGCGGTGATCCAAAAATTGTTGACAATTATTTGGTTACTGCTTCAATATTGTCAACAAAACAGACTCAGGTTTTCGACAACTTAGGGAAATCCCTGAATTGCCAACCGGGTAGTGCAGGCGCATTGTCGCCACGCACCACCCAGCGCCGGGATGCGTTACCAGACGTACCGAGCGGGCACCATTCCCACAAATGGTGCTAGTGAAGGCAGCGGCGCCCCTCACAACCCAATCGCCTAAGGAAAAACACGATGGGACGCTTGACCACACACGTACTCGACACCGCTGCCGGCACGCCCGGCAAGGGCATGTCGGTTACTCTTCATAAGATTGTCGACAATCGTCGCGAAACCCTGAAGACAGTCATGACCAACCACGACGGCCGTTGCGACCAGCCGCTACTGGAAGGCGCGGACTTCGCCGTTGGCGTGTATGAGCTGGAATTCGCTGCGGGCGACTACTTCCGCGCGCAAGGCACGCAGCTGCCCGAGCCGGCTTTCCTGGACGTGGTGCCCCTGCGCTTCGGTATTGCCGATGTCAACGCGCACTACCACGTGCCCCTCCTGGTTTCGCCCTGGTCGTACTCGACCTACCGCGGCAGCTGAAGCGGTGGCATAGGGAAACAGGAGACAAGACATGGAAGGCTACATTCTCGACTGGGCCAATCTGCTGCTGCGCTGGGTGCACGTCATCACGGCGATCGCGTGGATCGGCTCCTCGTTTTATTTTGTCTGGCTCGACAACAGCCTGACCCGTCCCACCGATCCTGACCTGCAGGAGAAGGGTGTCGGCGGCGAGCTGTGGGCCGTGCACGGCGGCGGTTTCTACAACCCGCAGAAATACCTGACCGCGCCCAAGACGCTGCCTGAGAACCTGCACTGGTTCTACTGGGAGTCGTATTCCACCTGGATGACCGGCTTCGGCCTGCTGGTGGTGCTGTACCTGTTCAACGCCAGCACGTTCCTGATCGACAAGAACGTCTACGACATGTCGCCTGGCGCGGCGGTCGGCCTGGCGCTGTCCTACCTGGCCGCGGGCTGGGTGGTCTATGACGTGATCTGCCGCGTGTTCGGCAAGAGCGACAAGACCGTGGGCGTGCTGGTGGCGATCTACGTGGCCGTGGCTGCCTACGTGGCGTGCCACCTGTTCTCGGGCCGTGCGGCGTTCCTGCTGACCGGTGCGATGATCGCCACCATCATGAGCGCCAACGTGCTGGTATGGATCATCCCGGGCCAGCGCAAGGTGGTTGCCGCGCTGCGCGCAGGCCAGCCGGTCGATCCGGTCCATGGCAAGAACGCCAAGCAGCGCAGCGTGCACAACACGTACTTCACGCTGCCGGTGCTGTTCGCGATGCTGTCGAACCACTACAGCATGACCTACAGCTACAAGTACAACTGGGCCGCGCTGATCCTGATCATGCTGGCCGGTGTGCTGATCCGCCAGTTCTTCATCCTCAAGCACAAGGGCAAGATCAACGTGGCCTGGCCCGCAGCCGGCGTTGCCGTGCTGGCCGTGGTCGCCGTGCTGATCGCGCCGCAACCGCGCCCGGCCGTGGCCAAGGCAGAAGGCGGTGACGCCGCCGCTGCCACCGTCAGCTTTGCCAAGGTGCAGGAAGTGCTGAACGCGCGCTGCGTGCAGTGCCACGCCGCGCAGCCGAAGATGATGCCGACCGCAGCCAAGGGCATCAAGCTCGACACCGCGGAAGACATCAAGGCCCACGCCCAGCTGATCTACCAGCAGGCCGTGCAGCAGAAGGCGATGCCGCTGGGCAACGTGACGCAGATCACCGACGACGAACGCGCCCTGCTGGGCCAGTGGTTCGAAGGCGGTGCCAAGACCACTAACTAAGGGTGGCTTGATCTGAAAAGCATCAGGGCCGGCGCGTGCAGCCGGCCCGTGAAATCCGAGCATCGGTGATCGACGGTCCGGAGGGTTGTGCAGTTGGCAACCGTCAGTACCGGACCGGCGAGGGTTTGAACGGGGCCTTGCGCCCCGTTTTTTTTCGGCGACTTATCCGCCGATATTTAGCAACGCCAACACCCCCAGCACCAGGAAAATCCCTGCCGCGATCTTGTGCACCAGCGCGATCGGCATCTTGTTGGCAAACTTGTCGCCAAGCAGGACCGCCGGCGCATTGGCGACCATCATGCCGAAGGTGGTGCCGGCCACCACGGCAATCACCGCATCGCTGAAGCGCGCGGCCAGCGCCACGGTGGCGATCTGGGTCTTGTCGCCCATCTCGGCAAAGAAGAACGCCACGATGGTGGTGCCGAGGATGCCGAGGGCGCCCTTGACCGGCTTGGCCTGTTCGGCGTCGTCGAGCTTGTCGGGGATCAGCATCCATCCCGCCATCGCGATAAAGCCCAGGCCCAGGATCCAGCGCAGCAGGCTTTCGCCCAGCACATGCGTGATCCAGCCGCCGAGCGCGCCGGCAAAGCCATGGTTGAACAGCGTGGCGATCAGGATGCCAAGGATGATGGGAACGGGCTTGCGGTAGCGCGCGGCCAGCACCAGCGACAGCAATTGCGTCTTGTCGCCCATTTCAGCTAGGGCGACGATGCCTGTGGAGACGAGGAAGGCTTCCATATTGGTCTTGTGGGGTAACCGGGCCGCAATGCATCGCGAGATGCCAATGACGCACACCTTTCCCGGCCCGGCCAGAAAGGTATGGTCATCGGTCTCGCCAGGCTGGACGCTGCCGGGTCCGTATCAGTACACGGCCGGGCGGGTCCGGAGCTGCGCACGCCATAACCGCAAGCGGTCAAGTCTGTTGACGTGCGCCCCTGTCCCCCGGAATCCGCATTGCGCGGCGCGGTGAGAGCAGGGCGGCTACTCCCCAATGGGGGCGCCAATTATAACGGCAGCGGGGGCAGGCGTCCACCTGGCCCCCGCCACATGGCCTGCATCCTCAGGCGGGTACAGGCGCGTTGTCGCTGGTCTGGCGGCCGCGGAAATCGGTCCAGCACAGGGCCTTGAAGTCATAGAGCTTGCAGCGGCGCGCGGTGTCGAAATACCAGCGCCAGGAGAAGTTCTCGATGATGATGCGGCCCGGCAGCGCATGCTCCAGCAGCGCCTGGGCGCGCTTGAGGCGGTACAGCGGCACGCTCATGTCGACGTGGTGCGCGGTGTGTTCCATGATGTGGTGCAGCGCGGCGCCGATGCCGTGGCGGAAGCGCAGGTGCACGGTGGTCGAAACAAAGGGCTGCGCCTTGGCCCACATGGCCTTGGTGTCATACCAGGCCACGCTGGTATGGGTGTGGTGCACGTACAGCACGAAGCCGACGGTGACGTTCCAGACCAGGAAGGGCAGCACGAAGCCGGCACCGATGAGCATCCAGACGGACTGGTCCGTGGCCAGTGCCAGGCCAGCCAGCGCGCCGATCCAGGCCAGCCCGAAGGCGGCTACCAGCACACAGTCGCCGGTGAAGATCGGGCGGCGCGTGGCCATCTGGCGCTTGCTCGGGAAGAACATCTTGCACCACCAGATTTCCACCAGGTAGTACAGGCCCGGGCCGAAGCCGGTGCGGTAGATGCGCTCCATCACGCGGCGCCAGCGCGGCAGCGCGTTGAATTCTTCCAGCGAGTAGGGCGCCCAGACGAAGTCGAAGCCCTTCAGGTTGGTGTAGCCGTGGTGCACCACGTTGTGGCCGACTTCCCACAGGCTGTAGGGCGTCAGCGAGGGCAGGAAGGTGAGCCGGCCCAGCCACTTGTTCAGGCCGCGGCGCGGGGTCAGGCTCTGGTGGCAGGCATCGTGGCCGATGATAAACAGGCGCGCGATGATCAGCCCGGCCAGCACGCCCAGCGCCAGCTTGGCGGCCCAGTGCTGCGCCAGCACCACGCCGGCCAGCACGGCGCCGAACAGCAGGTAGTCGAAGGCGAACAGCAGCAGTGCGCGCGGGGTACTGCGCTGGCCCAGCGGGATCAGCCAGCCGCGGATGATCTTGCGCGAGGGCAGCGGGGCGTCCGGTGCGATCGGCGCCGGAAGCGGGGCGTGGTTGGGCGCACCCTTGCGCGCGGCATGGGGCACGTCATGCGGGCCATGGGCGCGCTCAGGGGCGTGAGCGGCGGATTGGGATGCGGTCATGCAGAACCTTCTGATTGCGGTCGGATGGGTATGGGCGCACGGCACGCAGAACGGCCGCGGCGGAACCGCAAGGTTAGAAGGCTTTGTCGGAGACGGTCTTGACGCTCGTCAAGCCGGAGGCGGGGGCGAAGCGGTAAAAGGGTAAAAGCGCGCCCGCCGCATGGCGGCGGGCGGCTGCTGGCCAGGTGACGGATCAGGCGGCCGGCACGTGGGCGGCCTCGCCCATCACATAGACGCTGTCGATGAGGCGGTCGTCGCCCAGCATGGCAAAGGCGAACAGCTCCTCTTCCAGCGTTTCCGAGCGGTTGCTGCGGCGGGCGATCAGCGGCGTGGCCTTGGGGTCCAGCACGATGAAGTCGGCCTCGCAGCCAACGCCAAAGCTGCCGACGCGGTCGGTCCAGCCCAGCGCCTCGGCCGCGGCGCGCGTGGCCAGGTAGAACATGCGCAGGGCGGTCAGGTAGTAGCCGCCCATGCGCGCCACCTTGTGCGCGGCGTTCATGGTGCGGAACATCGAGAACGAAGTGCCGCCGCCGACGTCGGTGGCCAGCGTCACATTCAGGCGGTTGGCGTCGGACTGGTGGAAGTCATAGAAGCCGCTGCCCAGGAACAGGTTGGAGGTGGGGCAATGCGCCACCGCGGCACCGCTGTCGGCCAGGCGCCGGCGGTCGTCCTGGTCCAGGTAGATGGCGTGGCCGTACATCGCGCCCGGGCGCAGCAGGCCGTAGCGGTCGTACACGTCCAGGTAGCTGCGCGCGTCCGGGAACAGCTCGGCGACCCATTTGACCTCGTCGCGGTTCTCGGCCACGTGGGTCTGGATAAAGGCGTCCGGGTAGGCGCGCGCCAGCTCGCCGCAGGCGGCCAGCTGCGCCTCGGTCGAGGTCGGGGCAAAGCGCGGCGTGATGGCGTAGGCCAGGCGTCCCTTGTTATGCCAGCGCGACAGCAGGTCGGCGGAGTCCCGGGCGCCGGTCTCGGCCGTATCGCGCAGGAATTCCGGGCAGTTGCGGTCCATCATCACCTTGCCCGTGACCATGCGCAGGTTGCGCGCCTCGCTTTCGGCAAAGAGGGCCTCGGCCGAGGCCTTGTGCACCGTGCTCCAGACCACCGCGCTGGTGGTGCCGTTGCGCAGCAGTTCCTCGGTGAAGAAGCCGGCCACGCCGCGCGCGTAGTCGGGGTCGGCAAAGCGGCGCTCTTCGGGGAAGGTGTAGGTGTCGAGCCAGTGCAGCAGGCCCGGCGACGGCGACGCGATCATGTCGGTCTGCGGGTAGTGCACGTGGGTGTCGATAAAGCCGGGCACGATCAGTTTGCCGCGGTGGTCGACGATCTCGACGTCGGCCGGAATGCGCGCAGCCAGTTGCGTGTAGTCGCCTGCGGCGGCGATGCGCCCGTTGGTGACGATCAGCACCCCGTCGTCCCAATACTGATACGCGTCCTCATGGAATTGCGGATCGCGCAGGAAATGCAGCACGCGGCCGCGAATGGCACGGGTGAGGGAGTCAGTCTTGGGGTTGGTCGTCATGGTTTGTCTCTTGTGGCCGGCCCGCGCGGAACGGCATGGTTCAAGCAGCGGGCCGGGCTATTGGCATGCGCCGCGCTCAGGCCGCTGGGGCCGTTGCGGGCGGGGACTTGGGCGGGCTCGACCAGAATTGGTCGACTTCCGCCAGGAATTCGGCCTTCTGCATGGCAGGCAGGAAGGCCGCTTCAAAGCTGTTGCGGGCAAGCTTGTGGGCATCGGCCGCGTCCAGCGGCAGCGCGTCGAAGGTGGCTTCCCAGTTGGCGTTCATATAGCCGCCGAAGTAGGCCGGATCGTCCGAATGCAGCGTGATCACCACGCCGGCATCGAGCATGCGCTTGAGCGGGTGGTCGCGCAGGTCCGGGTAGACCTTGAGCTTGACGTTGGACAGCGGGCACACGGTCAGCGCCACGCGCTCGCGCGCCAGGCGTTCCACCAGCGCCGGATCGTCGATGGCGCGCACGCCGTGGTCGATGCGCTGTACCTTGAGGATGTCGAGGGCGTCGGTGACGTATTGCGCCGGACCTTCCTCGCCCGCGTGGGCCACCAGGTGCAGGCCCAGCTCGCGCGCCTTGGCGAATACGCGCGCGAACTTCTCGGGCGGATTGCCTTGCTCGGACGAATCCAGGCCCACGCCGACAAAGCGGTCGCGGTAGGGCAGCGCCGCTTCCAGCGTCGCGAAGGCGTCTTCCTCCGGCAGATGGCGCAGGAAGCACAGGATCAGGCTGCTGGAGAAGTCATATTCGGTGCGCGCCTGGGCCAGGGCATCGGCGATGCCGTCGATCACCACGCCGATGGGAACGCCGCGCGCGGTATGGGTCTGCGGATCGAAGAAGATCTCGGCGTGGCGGACGTTGTCGGCGACGGCGCGCTTGACGTAGTCCATGGTCATGTCGAAGAAATCTTCCTCGGTCAGCAGCACGCTGGCGCCGGCGTAGTAGATGTCCAGGAACGACTGCAGGTCGGTAAAGGCGTAGGCGGCGCGCAGCGCCTCGACGCTGGGGTAGGGCAGCGCCACCTGGTTGCGCTGCGCCAGCCGGAAGATCAGTTCCGGTTCAAGCGTGCCTTCGATATGCACATGCAGTTCGGCCTTGGGAGTGCGGCGGATCTGTTCCGCGAGCGCGGCATCGATGGTCATGGGGGCCTCGTTTCTGGGCATTTCTGTGCCTGCCGGCGGGGCCGGCGGCACGGGTTCAGGGATGCACCGCCTCCGGGCGGCCCAGACGCAGCGCGGCAAGGCGCTGTTCGCGGACCTGGAGCAGCTGGGCGACGATGGCTACCGCAATCATAGCCGGAGCCTTGTCGGTAATCCCGGGAACCCCCATGGGGCATGTCATTTCCGCAAACCGGGCCGGGTCGATGCCGTGCTCGGCCATGCGGTGTTCAAAGCGCGCGCGCTTGGTCTTGGAACCGATCAGCCCGAAGTAGGCGAAGTCGGTGCGCTTGAGGATTTCCTCGCACAGGGTCTGGTCCAGCGCGTGGCTGTGCGTCATGACCAGGAAGTAGCTGCCCGCGGGCGCCTGCGCCACTACCGCCTCGGGCGTGTCGCTGGCCTCGGCCTCGACATTGTCGGGCAGCCCGCCGGGGAAGAGCGTGTCGCGCTCGTCGACCCAGTGCACGCGGCACGGCAGCGTGGCCAGCACCTTGACCAGCGCATGACCGACATGGCCGGCGCCGAACAGCACCACGTGCATGGTGTCGGGCACCAGCGTATCGGTCCAGCTGCCGTCGGCGTGCAGCGTTACGCCTGGGATCACGGCATGGCTGTCGCCATGGGTGATCGCGCCGGTGGCCGGCACCTGCCGCTGCAGTGCCTTGCCGGCAGTGAAATTGCGTTCGACCGCGTCAAGCCAGTGCAGGTCGGTTTTGCCAAGGACCTCGAACGCCAGCTGCACCACGCCGCCGCAGCACTGGCCCAGCGCCGGCCCGAGCGGAATGCGCTCGATCCGGCGTTGTTCACCGCGCACCAGCATCTCGCGCCCGATATCCATGCCGCGCCACTCCAGGTGGCCGCCGCCGATGGTGCCGACCAGGTCGTCGGCGCTGACCAGCATGCGGATGCCGGCCTCGCGCGGGGCCGAGCCCTTGACCTCGACGATGGTGACCATTGCCACCGGCACGCCGGCGCGCACCATGCGGGCGGCGTCGGCGAAGCGGAAGGGTTTGAGCGGTGCGTCCTGCATGTCGGGGGCCTTGTCGGTATTGCCTGGTTGCTGCTTGATGCTGTGGTGCTGCCTGCGCCATGTCATCGCAAGGGTGGCGCGCGCCTGCTTCTTCCACCGGCCCCTTGCCCGTCAATGCGGGCAAGGGGGGAAAGTCCGGGGGCGCCAGCAGGCGCGCGCTTCCTGCGATCGTTCAGCCGGCTCAGGCTGGCTGTGCCGCGGCTTCGCGCACGGCGTCGACGGCATCCAGGATCGCCTCGCTGGTGGCCGGGGCCTTCAGCGGCGGGTTGATGCGGTAGTCGCCAACGGCAGCCACGGCGTCGCGGATCGCGAAGAACACCGAGAACGGCAGCAGCAGCGGCGGCTCGCCCACGGCCTTGGAGCGGTGGATGCTGTCCTCGACGTTGCGGTTCTGGAACAGGCGCACGTTGAATTCCTCCGGGCAGTCGTTGACCGTCGGGATCTTGTACGTGGACGGGGCGTACGTCATCAGCTTGCCGTCCTTGTTCCACCACAGTTCCTCGGTGGTCAGCCAGCCCATTCCCTGGATAAAGGCGCCTTCGACCTGGCCGATGTCGATCGCCGGGTTCAGCGAGCGGCCGGCGTCGTGCAGCGCGTCGGCGCGCAGCAGCTTCCATTCGCCGGTGAGCGTGTCGACCAGCACCTCGGAGCACGCGGCACCGTAGGCGAAGTAGTAGAACGGGCGGCCTTGCAGCTTGCTCTGGTCCCAGTGCAGCTTGGGCGTGGTGTAGAAGCCGTCGGACCACAGCTGCACGCGCGCCACGTAGGCTTCGCGCGCCAGCTCGCCGAACGCCAGGCGCAGCTCGCCGGCGCTGACCAGGTCATCGTTGAAGCGCACCTCGGACGGCTCCACGCCGGCCTTGCGCGCGGCAAACACGGCCAGGCGCTCGCGGATCTGGCGGGCGGCGTCCTGCGCGGCCTTGCCGTTCAGGTCGGCACCGGTGGAAGCTGCGGTGGCCGAGGTATTGGCCACCTTGCTGGTATCGGTCGCGGTCACGCGCACGCGTTCCATGCGGATGCCCAGCTCATGCGCCACCACCATCGCCACCTTGGTGTTCAGGCCCTGGCCCATCTCGGTGCCGCCGTGGTTCACCAGCACCGAGCCGTCGTTGTAGACGTGCACCAGCGCGCCGGCCTGGTTGAAGTGGGCCACGTTGAACGAGATGCCGAACTTCACCGGGGTGATGGCGATGCCCTTCTTCAGTACCGGGCTGGTGGCGTTGAAGGCGCGCGTGGCTTCGCGGCGGGAGCGGTATTCGCTGCTGGCCACCAGTTCGTCGATCAGCTCGTGGATGACGTTGTCTTCAACGGTCTGGCCGTAGGGCGTGACGTTGTTCTCGGTCTTGCCGTAGAAATTGGCGCGGCGCACGTCCAGCGAATCCTTGCCGACCGTGCGGGCGACATTGTCCAGGATGTACTCGACCGCGAACGCGCCCTGCGGGCCGCCGAAGCCGCGGAAGGCGGTGTTGCTCTGCGTGTTGGTCTTGCCGCAGTAGCCGTCGATCTGCACGTTCGGCAGCCAGTAGGCATTGTCGAAGTGGCAGATGGCGCGGGTCATCACCGGGCCCGACAGGTCGGCCGAGAAGCCGGCGCGCGACACCATTTCGACCTTCACGCCCTCGATATGGCCTTCGTCGTCGTGGCCCACGGTGTAGTCGAACACGAAGTCATGGCGCTTGCCGGTGATCATCATGTCGTCGTCTCGGTCCGGGCGGAGCTTGACCGGGCACATCAGCTTCCAGGCGGCCAGCGCCGCGCAGCAGGCGAACAGCGCCGACTGCGACTCCTTGCCGCCAAAGCCGCCGCCCATGCGGCGGCATTCGACCAGCACCTGGTGCGCTTGCCAGCCGAGCATATGGCACACCGCGTGCTGCATCTCGGTCGGGTGCTGGGTCGAGCACCACACTTGCATGCCGTCGTTCTCGCGCGGCGCGGCGTACGAGATCTGGCCTTCCAGGTAGAACTGCTCCTGGCCGCCCAGGTGGATCTTGCCGCTGTCCTGGTGGGCCGCGCCGGCAATGCGCGCGGCGGGCTCGCCGCGCGTCAGGTGCATCGGCGGCAGCACATAGCTGCCGGCCTCGTGCGCCGCTTGCGGCGACAGCACCGGGGGCAGGTCTTCGTAGTCGATCTCGCCCAGGCGGGCGGCGCGGCGGGCGGCGTCATGCGAGGTCGCCACCACGATAAAGATCGGCTGGCCGATGAACTGGACCACGTCGCGTGCCAGGATCGGGTCGTCGTGGATGATCGGGCCGCAGTCGTTGGTGCCCGGGATGTCGTCCACCGTCAGCACGTCGACCACGCCAGGCGCGGCGCGCACCTTGTCGAGCGAGACCGACTTGATGCGGGCGTGCGCGCGGGTGCTCATGCCGAGCGCGGCGTGCAGCGTGCCGGCCAGCTCGGGGATGTCATCCGTGTAGGTGGCGGTGCCGGCCACGTGCAGGTGGGCGGATTCATGCGGACGCGAGATGCCGACCTGCGGGACCTGTTCGGCGGTGGCGTCGAGCAGGAAGGGTTCGGTTTGCTTGTTCATGCCGATGCTTTCCTATTTCTCTGGCTCAGGCCGTGGCGGTTTCAGTGGCGCCGGCGCCGATGGCGCGGACGTTGACGGCTGCCGCGGGTAGCGCTTCGGCGCGGGTCTCCAGCCAGAAGCGGTACAGCAGGTTGGCGGCACCGCGGCTGCGGTACGACGCGGTCGCGCGCATGTCGGACAGCGGCGTGTAGTCCTGCGCCAGCGCGGCCATGCCGGCGCGGGCGGTGGCTTCATTCCACGGCTGGCCGGTCAGGGCCGCCTCGGTGGCGGCGGCGCGCTTGGGCGTGGCGGCCATGCCGCCGAAGGCGATGCGGGCCTGCGTGACGATGCCGTCCTGCACGGTGATGCCGAATGCAGCACACACGGCGGAAATATCCTCATCAAAGCGTTTGGACAGCTTGTAGGTGCGGAAGTGCTGCGGGCCGGCCACCGGCACGCGCAGCGCGGCGACGAATTCGCCCGGCTGCATCGCGGTCTTCTGGTAGGCCAGGTACAGGTCTTCCAGCGGCAG harbors:
- a CDS encoding adenosine deaminase, whose translation is MTIDAALAEQIRRTPKAELHVHIEGTLEPELIFRLAQRNQVALPYPSVEALRAAYAFTDLQSFLDIYYAGASVLLTEEDFFDMTMDYVKRAVADNVRHAEIFFDPQTHTARGVPIGVVIDGIADALAQARTEYDFSSSLILCFLRHLPEEDAFATLEAALPYRDRFVGVGLDSSEQGNPPEKFARVFAKARELGLHLVAHAGEEGPAQYVTDALDILKVQRIDHGVRAIDDPALVERLARERVALTVCPLSNVKLKVYPDLRDHPLKRMLDAGVVITLHSDDPAYFGGYMNANWEATFDALPLDAADAHKLARNSFEAAFLPAMQKAEFLAEVDQFWSSPPKSPPATAPAA
- the xdhC gene encoding xanthine dehydrogenase accessory protein XdhC produces the protein MQDAPLKPFRFADAARMVRAGVPVAMVTIVEVKGSAPREAGIRMLVSADDLVGTIGGGHLEWRGMDIGREMLVRGEQRRIERIPLGPALGQCCGGVVQLAFEVLGKTDLHWLDAVERNFTAGKALQRQVPATGAITHGDSHAVIPGVTLHADGSWTDTLVPDTMHVVLFGAGHVGHALVKVLATLPCRVHWVDERDTLFPGGLPDNVEAEASDTPEAVVAQAPAGSYFLVMTHSHALDQTLCEEILKRTDFAYFGLIGSKTKRARFEHRMAEHGIDPARFAEMTCPMGVPGITDKAPAMIAVAIVAQLLQVREQRLAALRLGRPEAVHP
- the xdhB gene encoding xanthine dehydrogenase molybdopterin binding subunit, with product MNKQTEPFLLDATAEQVPQVGISRPHESAHLHVAGTATYTDDIPELAGTLHAALGMSTRAHARIKSVSLDKVRAAPGVVDVLTVDDIPGTNDCGPIIHDDPILARDVVQFIGQPIFIVVATSHDAARRAARLGEIDYEDLPPVLSPQAAHEAGSYVLPPMHLTRGEPAARIAGAAHQDSGKIHLGGQEQFYLEGQISYAAPRENDGMQVWCSTQHPTEMQHAVCHMLGWQAHQVLVECRRMGGGFGGKESQSALFACCAALAAWKLMCPVKLRPDRDDDMMITGKRHDFVFDYTVGHDDEGHIEGVKVEMVSRAGFSADLSGPVMTRAICHFDNAYWLPNVQIDGYCGKTNTQSNTAFRGFGGPQGAFAVEYILDNVARTVGKDSLDVRRANFYGKTENNVTPYGQTVEDNVIHELIDELVASSEYRSRREATRAFNATSPVLKKGIAITPVKFGISFNVAHFNQAGALVHVYNDGSVLVNHGGTEMGQGLNTKVAMVVAHELGIRMERVRVTATDTSKVANTSATAASTGADLNGKAAQDAARQIRERLAVFAARKAGVEPSEVRFNDDLVSAGELRLAFGELAREAYVARVQLWSDGFYTTPKLHWDQSKLQGRPFYYFAYGAACSEVLVDTLTGEWKLLRADALHDAGRSLNPAIDIGQVEGAFIQGMGWLTTEELWWNKDGKLMTYAPSTYKIPTVNDCPEEFNVRLFQNRNVEDSIHRSKAVGEPPLLLPFSVFFAIRDAVAAVGDYRINPPLKAPATSEAILDAVDAVREAAAQPA